From Acidipropionibacterium acidipropionici, one genomic window encodes:
- the hemW gene encoding radical SAM family heme chaperone HemW: MRFHPSDAVGQPLAERPFSVYIHVPFCAARCGYCDFNTYVLGSMGADAVATYLNAAHTEIETAAGQFPDPGPARTLFFGGGTPTMLTPEQLGGLIDHVRDTWGLTEDAEVTTEANPETLDAPVLDGLLAAGVNRLSMGMQSADRGVLKLLDRVHTPGRAVEMARLARQRGFEDISLDLIFGTPGETLDSWRRSLETALEASPDHISAYSLIVEEGTRLAARIRRGEVPMTDEDDLADKYLAAEEILTGAGFVNYEVSNWARPTAGPDGPDPHRAEHNMAYWVGDDWWGIGPGAHSHIGEARWWNVKHPARYAALCADGELPVDDGEVLGSEERHEETVLLRLRLADGLPLAELRQEEVPRAAKVVADGLGVESDGMLRLNLNGRLLADRIITELLV; encoded by the coding sequence GTGAGATTTCATCCATCGGACGCCGTGGGTCAGCCGCTGGCGGAACGCCCGTTCAGCGTGTACATCCACGTGCCCTTCTGCGCCGCCCGGTGCGGCTACTGCGACTTCAACACCTATGTCCTCGGCTCCATGGGGGCCGACGCCGTCGCCACCTATCTGAACGCCGCCCACACCGAGATCGAGACGGCCGCCGGGCAGTTCCCGGATCCTGGCCCGGCGCGGACGCTCTTCTTCGGGGGAGGGACGCCGACCATGCTGACCCCCGAGCAGCTCGGAGGGCTCATCGACCACGTCAGGGACACCTGGGGGCTGACCGAGGACGCCGAGGTGACCACCGAGGCCAATCCGGAGACCCTCGACGCCCCGGTGCTGGACGGTCTGCTGGCCGCCGGCGTCAACCGGCTGTCGATGGGCATGCAGTCGGCCGATCGCGGAGTGTTGAAGCTGCTGGACCGGGTGCACACCCCGGGCCGGGCGGTCGAGATGGCCCGGCTGGCCCGGCAGAGGGGATTCGAGGACATCTCACTGGACCTCATCTTCGGCACCCCCGGGGAGACCCTCGACTCCTGGCGACGCAGCCTTGAAACCGCCCTGGAGGCGAGCCCCGACCACATCTCGGCCTACTCGCTCATCGTCGAGGAGGGCACCCGGCTGGCCGCGCGGATCCGGCGCGGGGAGGTGCCGATGACCGACGAGGACGACCTGGCTGACAAGTATCTGGCGGCCGAGGAGATCCTCACCGGCGCCGGATTCGTCAACTACGAGGTGTCCAACTGGGCCCGGCCCACCGCCGGCCCCGACGGCCCGGACCCGCATCGCGCCGAGCACAACATGGCCTACTGGGTGGGCGACGACTGGTGGGGGATCGGTCCCGGCGCCCACTCCCACATCGGCGAGGCCCGCTGGTGGAACGTCAAGCACCCTGCGCGCTACGCGGCTCTGTGCGCCGACGGCGAGCTGCCCGTCGACGACGGGGAGGTGCTGGGCTCCGAGGAGCGCCACGAGGAGACCGTGCTGCTGAGGCTGCGGCTCGCCGACGGCCTGCCGCTGGCGGAGCTGCGCCAGGAGGAGGTTCCCCGTGC
- a CDS encoding carbohydrate ABC transporter permease: MSTPADLTGSGTRRTLWQRIRGRQGRNLWFALFVAPFLVGLLVFVYIPIVWSAYLSFFDARATIRPTRFVGLANYQYLLGDQLFRDSMLTFIVFAIVIVPLTYACSLALALMLDNVGRFRAFFRSVFFIPTACSYVVASMVWRLSFFNGARFGFMNSLLRRLGLDDVDWLGGTNNWYWVALVSLRLWLQVGYYMILLIAGLNQIPTDTYEAAAIDGASGWRRLRYITIPQLRATSAAVLMLLLIGAFQAFDEFYNMMSTAGSYPPYARPPLVHLYMISVGGSQQDLGLGGAGTMILTAIIVVFGVLQNWWVTRADRSRA; this comes from the coding sequence GTGAGCACACCGGCAGACCTCACCGGGAGCGGCACCCGGCGCACCCTGTGGCAGCGGATCCGCGGCCGGCAGGGCCGCAACCTCTGGTTCGCGCTGTTCGTCGCACCGTTCCTGGTGGGGCTGCTGGTCTTCGTCTACATCCCGATCGTCTGGAGCGCCTACCTGTCATTCTTCGACGCCCGGGCGACCATCCGGCCGACCAGATTCGTCGGCCTGGCCAATTACCAGTACCTGCTGGGAGACCAGCTCTTCCGCGACTCGATGCTCACCTTCATCGTCTTCGCGATCGTCATTGTCCCGCTCACCTACGCCTGCTCCCTGGCGCTGGCGCTGATGCTGGACAATGTGGGCCGGTTCCGGGCCTTCTTCCGCTCGGTCTTCTTCATCCCGACCGCCTGCTCATACGTGGTGGCCTCGATGGTGTGGCGGCTGTCCTTCTTCAACGGGGCGCGGTTCGGGTTCATGAACTCGCTGCTGCGCCGCCTCGGCCTCGATGACGTCGACTGGCTGGGCGGGACGAACAACTGGTACTGGGTGGCCCTGGTGTCGCTTCGGCTGTGGCTGCAGGTGGGCTATTACATGATCCTGCTCATCGCCGGGCTCAACCAGATCCCCACCGACACCTATGAGGCCGCCGCCATCGACGGCGCCTCGGGCTGGCGGCGGCTGCGGTACATCACCATTCCTCAGCTGCGCGCCACCAGCGCCGCCGTGCTCATGCTGCTGCTCATCGGCGCCTTCCAGGCCTTCGACGAGTTCTACAACATGATGTCGACGGCCGGCTCCTACCCGCCCTACGCCCGCCCGCCGCTGGTCCACCTGTACATGATCAGCGTCGGCGGGTCCCAGCAGGACCTGGGGCTGGGCGGTGCGGGCACCATGATCCTCACCGCGATCATCGTGGTCTTCGGGGTGCTGCAGAACTGGTGGGTCACCCGCGCGGATCGGAGCCGGGCATGA
- a CDS encoding ABC transporter substrate-binding protein, with translation MNLSRRHFFGAATSLAAAAVLSACGSNSGGVDTGSSSSAAASGGSGKLIQWYHEYGEKGVQEAVKRYAKDYKDASITVKWNPGTDYMKLLATTLLSGNGIPDVFESENGATLDMIQQGQVVDLTDVIGDDKDKFSKPVLDRMTYQGKIWAIPQVLDMQLLYYRKSVLEKAKVDPPKTFADLVKAAKAVKTSDMGGFFAGNDGGLGVLANFFIWSAGFEQLNDEGTDVGFMESNFFDAVNAYRDFSTSGGLLTSASKDWFDGSPFVNGETAMQWTGLWALGDIKKKWGDDFGVLPFPAFGDKGRQAVVFGAYGSCVAAKGASSNVEGAKKFNKWLWVDQTDKQVDFANSYGTHIPSRTDLVSKASQISSGPGKEAADFVDKMGHASELLWTSTIGDAFNAAVTNVVKKKADAKKEFASVQKTAQNELKRIKK, from the coding sequence ATGAACCTCTCCCGACGTCATTTCTTCGGGGCCGCGACCAGTCTCGCCGCTGCCGCCGTCCTGTCCGCCTGCGGCTCAAACTCCGGTGGGGTGGACACCGGATCCAGCTCGAGCGCGGCCGCTTCCGGGGGCTCCGGAAAGCTCATCCAGTGGTACCACGAGTACGGCGAGAAGGGCGTCCAGGAAGCGGTCAAGCGCTACGCCAAGGACTACAAGGACGCCTCGATCACGGTGAAGTGGAATCCGGGCACCGACTACATGAAGCTGCTGGCCACCACCCTGCTGTCGGGCAACGGCATCCCCGACGTCTTCGAGTCCGAGAACGGCGCCACCCTGGACATGATCCAGCAGGGCCAGGTGGTCGATCTCACCGACGTCATCGGCGACGACAAGGACAAGTTCTCCAAGCCGGTGCTCGACCGGATGACCTATCAGGGCAAGATCTGGGCCATCCCGCAGGTGCTCGACATGCAGCTGCTCTACTACCGCAAGTCGGTGCTGGAGAAGGCCAAGGTGGACCCGCCGAAGACCTTCGCCGATCTGGTCAAGGCCGCCAAGGCCGTCAAGACCTCCGACATGGGCGGCTTCTTCGCTGGCAATGACGGCGGCCTGGGCGTGCTGGCGAACTTCTTCATCTGGAGCGCCGGCTTCGAGCAGCTCAACGACGAGGGCACCGACGTCGGCTTCATGGAGTCGAACTTCTTCGACGCCGTCAACGCCTACCGCGACTTCTCCACCTCCGGCGGCCTGCTCACCAGCGCCTCCAAGGACTGGTTCGACGGATCCCCCTTCGTCAACGGCGAGACCGCCATGCAGTGGACCGGCCTGTGGGCGCTGGGCGACATCAAGAAGAAGTGGGGCGACGACTTCGGCGTCCTGCCCTTCCCCGCCTTCGGCGACAAGGGCCGCCAGGCCGTCGTCTTCGGCGCCTACGGCTCCTGCGTGGCCGCCAAGGGGGCCAGTTCCAATGTGGAGGGGGCCAAGAAGTTCAACAAGTGGCTGTGGGTCGACCAGACCGACAAGCAGGTCGACTTCGCCAACTCCTACGGCACCCACATCCCCTCGCGGACCGACCTGGTCTCCAAGGCCTCCCAGATCTCCTCGGGGCCCGGCAAGGAGGCCGCCGACTTCGTCGACAAGATGGGCCACGCCTCCGAGCTGCTGTGGACCTCCACCATCGGCGACGCCTTCAACGCGGCGGTGACCAACGTCGTCAAGAAGAAGGCCGACGCCAAGAAGGAGTTCGCCTCCGTGCAGAAGACCGCCCAGAACGAGCTGAAGCGCATCAAGAAGTGA